In Fragaria vesca subsp. vesca unplaced genomic scaffold, FraVesHawaii_1.0 scf0510025, whole genome shotgun sequence, the sequence TTCCATGGACTCGAGGAATAAGTTGCAAGACTCGTGGGTTCTTGTGGCGTCCTCTGAAAAATTGGTTTTCGTCCGGTCAAGAGCTCAGCAAGAACCACCCCGAAACTATAAACGTCACTTTTGTCTGTAAACTGGCTAGATTGAAAGTACCCCGGATCCAAATAACCAAATGTGCCTTGTACATTTGTCATGGTTCGATGTGTTTTGCCTATGGCTACTGATCTTGATGTTCCGAAATCGGCAACTTTAGCTCTAAACTTACCGTCCAGGAGTATGTTTGAAGACTTAATGTCACGATGGTAGATGGGAGAGGAAGCTGATGAGTGCAAGTATGAAATAGCTCCTGCAACTTCTATGGCAACTCGTAAGCGTACTTCCCACGTAAGAGGAAACTCCTCATTGTGATGCTGAATATACTGAGAAAGTGTTCCATTGAGTATGAACTCATAAACCAAGAGTGGGAGTGTGGGACTTTGGTCTCTAAACAACAACCCAATAGCTTAAACACATTTCTGTGGCTAACTTGTGAAAGAatgacaatttcattaatgaattGTCCAACTTCGCCTTCATCAACTATGTTGGACCTTTTTACAGCAACGATTCTTCCATCTGCTAACATTCCTTTGTAGACAGTCCCTTGACCTCCCTTACCGAGAATTCTATCTCGACTGTAATTGTTTGTGGACTTCTCTAACTCTTTTGACTCAAACACCTTAATTCTCTCAACATTAACATCACCAAACAACAATTGCTGTTCCAACAATAATCCTCCGTGCCGTTCGTAATTCTTACGCTTGAGCTTACTGTCACTCCATTTTTTCCGCTTTCTGTAACCCAAAAATCCAACGAGAAGTAGCAAAACCGTTCCAAGACAAGCGGCAAGACCTACAT encodes:
- the LOC101299435 gene encoding wall-associated receptor kinase-like 6-like, which produces LAACLGTVLLLLVGFLGYRKRKKWSDSKLKRKNYERHGGLLLEQQLLFGDVNVERIKVFESKELEKSTNNYSRDRILGKGGQGTVYKGMLADGRIVAVKRSNIVDEGEVGQFINEIVILSQYIQHHNEEFPLTWEVRLRVAIEVAGAISYLHSSASSPIYHRDIKSSNILLD